CAGGCCGCTCAGCAGCGGCCATGACGAAATGCGTGCCAGTGCCAGCGCAAGCCCGAGCGGCACCGACAGGGCGAGCGTGATGGCGAATAGCGTCAGCGTGACTTTGGCACCCTGCGCCAGCGGCAGCAGAAGAGATAAGACGTAATCCATGCTCGCGCGTACAGAAGGAGGTAAGGCCTCCGGGAAGCCCGCCGAACGGGTCCGGAGTTGGCGTGCCCCTCGCCGCAACCGCGAGGGGTGTCACGCCAGGTCTGGATTACTTGGTGATGTCGGCGCCAAACCACTGGGTGGCGATACGCGCCGCGGTGCCGTCCTGCTTCATCGACGCCAGGGTCTGGTCGAGCTTGCCGAGCAGTTCGGCGTCATCCTTGCGCACGCCGACGCCGTAGTCCTCGGTGCCGAAGTTCTCTTCCAGCACGCGGTATTCGCCGGCACGCTTGCTGATCAGGTAGCGGCCCACCACTTCATCCACCACGATCGCGTCGAGGCGGCCCGCCGACAGGTCCATCAGTGCCGTCACGTTATCGCCGAAGGTCTTCAGTTCCTTCAGGCTCGCGGCAATCTGGCTTTCCTTCTTGATCGCATCCACCGCGCTGCTGCCGTCCTGCGCGCCGACGGTGCGGCCAGCCAGGTCAGCCTTGCCCTTCACCGGCGACTGGGCGCCGACGATGACGATCTGGTGATTGGTCATATAGGGCGCGGTAAAGCTGATGTTCTTCTTGCGCTCTTCGGTGATGGTCAGCCCGTTCCACAGCACGTCGACGCGCTTGCCGTTCAGCTCCGCCTCCTTGGCGCTCCAGTCGATCGGCTTGAATTCGACCGTCATGCCGAGACGGCGGCTGGCCTCCTTGGCCATATCGATATCGAAGCCGACCAGCTCGTTGTTGGCATCGCGGAAACCCATCGGCGGGAAATTGTCGTCCAGGCCCACGATGATCCTGGCGGCGGTATCCGTGCCGGCGGCCGGCGCGGGGGCGGATTCTTTCTTGCCGCACGCGGCGAACAGCGCGACGGACGAGATCAGGAGCAATGCGGCGAACTTCTTCATAGGATTTCCAATACGGATGGGAGAGCGCGCCGGGCTTCGCTTGCGCAGGCCGGCGGGGTTTCAGATTGTTGTTGGCAGCGCGATTATAGAGCGGTGCCGCAAGCCGGCATTGCGGACGGCCGGCATTCGCGCCAATCTCGCGACACCCGCCGGCAAAAATTAATGCTAAGATTTGCCGACCGACTGGTCGGTTTATTTTAGAGGCATCAGCCCGCACCGACCTCACGTAACGGAGACAACCATGCCCCCGACGCCCACGCCCGCTGGCCAGCCGGTCAGCATCGACAGCGGCCCAATCCTGCTGGCCTGGCAGGGGCCGGTCGCGGTCATCACGCTGAATCGTCCCGACAAGCTCAACAGCTTTACCCGCGCCATGCACCAGGCGCTGCAGCAGGCGCTCGACCACGTCGAGGCCGGCGGCGCCCGGGCCCTGCTGCTGACCGGCGCGGGCCGCGGCTTCTGCGCCGGGCAGGACCTGGCCGACCTGGACTTCACCCCCGGGCAGATGACCGACCTGGGCGAACTGATCGATACCTGGTTCAACCCGCTGATCCGCCGCCTGCAAGCGCTGCCGCTGCCGGTGGTGGCGGCGGTCAACGGCACCGCGGCCGGTGCCGGCGCCAACCTGGCGCTGGCCTGCGACATGGTGCTGGCGGCGCGCTCCGCCAGCTTTATCCAGGCCTTCGTCAAGATCGGGCTGGTGCCCGATTCGGGCGGCACCTGGCTGCTGCCGCAGCGCATCGGCATGGCGCGCGCGCTGGGCCTGGCCATGACCGGCGAGCGCCTGAGCGCCGAGGAGGCCGAAACCTGGGGCCTGGTCTGGCAGACCATGGACGATCCGCTGCTGCCGGAACAGGCGCTGGCCCTGGCCACACACCTGGCCGCGCAGCCGACTCGCGCGCTGGCCGCGATCAAGCGCGCCATGTATGCCAGCGCCACCGCCACGCTCGACGCCCAGCTCGATCTGGAGCGCGACCTGCAGCGCGAGCTTGGCCAGTCCGCCGACTATGCCGAGGGGGTCAACGCCTTCCTCGCCAAGCGCGCCCCGCACTTCACCGGCAAGTAGACCGCGGGCCTTGCGCCCGCATCCCCAGACAGGAGACCAGCTTGAAACAGGACCCCCAGGCCCTCGCGGAAGCCGCCGCGGCGGCGATGTATGACGCCGACACCTGCAGCCGCTGGCTGGGCATCACGGTCGACGCGGTGCGGCCGGGCTATGCGCGGCTGACCATGCCGGTGCGCAAGGAATTCCTCAACGGGCACGGCATCTGCCATGGCGGCCTGATGTTTACGCTGGCCGATTCGACCTTCGCTTTTGCCTGCAACAGCCATAACATCAACACCGTGGCGGCCGGCTGCAGCATCGAGTTCCTGCGGCCCGTGCATGGCGGCGACGTGCTCACCGCCGAGGCCACCGAGCAGGTCCTGTCGGGCCGGCACGGCATCTACGATATCCGCGTAACCAATGCCGCGGGCCAGGTGGTGGCGATGTTCCGCGGCAAGTCCGCCCAGATCAAGGGACACGTGGTGCCGCCGCCCGACGCAACTGAAGGCGCCTGAGCCAGCCCTGGCAAGATACTGACGATAAACGCCCCCCCGTGCAGGAGACCCCATGAGCACGCGCCTGACCGATCTGCCCCTGGACCCGATCGAGACCGCCAGCCGCGCCGAGCTGCAGGCCTTGCAGCTGGAGCGCCTGAGATGGTCGCTCCACCACGCCTACGCCAATTCGCCGGTCTACCGGCGCAAGTTCGACGAGGCCGGCGTGCATCCGGACCAGCTGCAATCGCTGGCCGATTTGGCCCGCTTTCCGTTCACCAGCAAGCAGGACCTGCGCGACAACTACCCGTTCGGCATGTTCGCGGTGCCGCAGGACCGCGTGGCGCGCATCCATGCTTCGTCCGGCACCACCGGCAAGCCCACCGTGGTCGGCTACACGCTGCAGGACATCGACAACTGGGCCACGGTGATGGCGCGCTCGATCCGCGCCTCGGGCGCGCGGCGCGGCGACAAGGTGCATATCAGCTACGGCTACGGACTCTTCACCGGCGGTCTGGGCGCGCACTACGGGGTCGAGAAGGCCGGCCTGACCGCGATCCCGTTCGGCGGCGGGCAGACCGAGCGGCAGGTGCAGCTGATCCAGGACTTCAAGCCGGAAGTGATCATGGTGACCCCCAGCTACATGCTGGCGATCGCCGACGAGTTCGAGCGCCAGGGCATCGATCCGGCCAGCACCTCGCTGCGCGTGGGCATCTTCGGCGCCGAGCCGTGGACGCCGGAGATGCGGCTGGCGATCGAGAAGCGCCTGGGCATTTCCGCGGTCGATATCTACGGGCTGTCGGAGGTGATGGGGCCCGGCGTCGCCAACGAATGCGCCGAGACCAAGGATGGTCCCACCATCTGGGAAGACCACTTCTACCCCGAGATCATCGACCCCGACACCGGCGCGGTGCTGCCCGACGGCGAGTTCGGCGAGCTGGTGTTCACCTCGCTGACCAAGGAAGCGATGCCGGTGGTGCGCTACCGTACGCGCGACCTGACCCGGCTGCTGCCGGGCACGGCCCGCGCGGCATTTCGCCGCATGGAGAAGGTCACCGGCCGCACCGACGACATGATGATCGTGCGCGGCGTCAACGTGTTCCCGTCGCAGATCGAGGAACTGATCCTCAGGCACGCCGAGCTGGCGCCGCACTACCAGTGCGTGCTGGCCAGGGAAGGTCACCTCGATACGCTGACGGTGCGGGTCGAATGCGCGCACGGCAGCGACACGGCGCTGGCACACCCCGCGCGCGAGCGGCTCGCGCACGAGATCAAGTCTTATATCGGCGTGACCGCGGGGATCGAGGTGCTGCCGGAGGGCGGGATCGAGCGGTCGGTGGGGAAGGCCAGGCGGATCGTGGATCAGCGCAGGCGCTGAACCTGCTAGCTGCGCGGCATCAGCACCCACATCCTGCCGCCCTGCTTCATCCGTCCGGCGGTCTCGCCGGCGGCATCGCCGGCACCCCAGAAGAAATCCGCACGCACGCCGCCCTTGATGGCGCTGCCGGTATCCTGCGCGAACATCAGGCGCTGGATCGGCTCGGTCGACAGCGGGCGCGTGGTCGACAGGAACACCGGCACGCCCAGCGGGATCGTGGCGGGGTCGACCGCGATCGAGCGCTCCGCGGTCAGCGGCACTCCCAGCGCGCCCACCGGGCCGTCGTTGTTGGGCGGCAGCTCGCGGAAGAAGACAAAGCGCGGGTTGACGTTCAGCATCTCCTCGACCCGGCCCGGGTTGGCGCGCGCCCAGGCCTTGATGCCCTGCATGGTGGCCTGCGCCGGGGTGATCTCGCCGCGGTCGAGCAGCCACTTGCCGAACGAGCGGAACGGCTGGTCGTTGGTGCCGCCGAAGCCCACCCGCATCATGCTGCCATCCGCCATGCGGATGCGGCCCGAGCCCTGGATCTGCAGGAAGGCGGCCTCGACCGCGTCGTCGACCCAGACCAGTTCGTTGCCGCGCATGGCCGGGTTCTGCAGCAGCTCGGCGCGCGCCGGCAGCGGGCGGTTGCCGAACTGCGCCGGCTTGCGGTACAGCGGCACCTGGAACTTGCCCTGGCGCGTGCGCGAGCCATGCAGGATCGGCTCGTAGTAGCCGGTGATCAGGCCGCTGTCGGTGCCGTCGCCGTTGACCACGCGATACGGCTGGAAGTTGCTTTCAAAGTAGGCGCGCATGGCGTTGATGTCGCCGGCATTGACCATCATGCCGGCGGCGCAGGCGCGGCTCCATTCCGCGCGCTTCTTCAGGGCCTGGCAGCTTTGCTGCAGCGCCGGCCAGGCGGCGCGCACGTCATCCTGGGCCCAGCCGCCGATCTCGGCCCAGCTGGCCGCCTGCAGCCGGCCCTTCTGCGACGACGCCGTCGGCGGCGTGGTGCCGGACGGGGTGGTCTCGATGCGCGGCGGCGGGCCGCTCATGCAGCCGGCCAGCAGCACCGCGGCGCCGGCCAGCGCCAGCCAGCCGCGCACGCGGCGCGCCGGCCGGGAAGAAAACTGGGAAAGGTGGGAAACCTGGGGAGTCGGGAAAGCGTCCGCGTATGCCATCTTGCTATTGTTCAAAGTCCTCGAGGCGCGGCCTGCAGGCGCAATCCGCCGGAATGCCCCTACAATGCCACCGTCATTCTCAAACCATCGCCTGCGCCCCCGCGGGCCGCGCTGCATCTGCCATGAGCAAGTTCTTCGAAGCCCATCCCATGCTGCTGTTCGCCCTGGAAGCCGGCGTGGCGCTGTTCCTGCTGATCTTTATCGTGGTCTGGACCATGGGCACGGCGAAAAAGCATCCGCGTCCCACCCGCGCGCCGTCGGAACACCCGTCGCGCCAGCAGCCGGCGCAGGGAGACACGCAAGCGCCGCAGCAGGATCAGGACAACGCACAGCGCCCGTAGGTTCCCGCCGCGCTCAGTGCAGCATGCGCGGCAGCACCAGCGCGAACTCGGGAATCGGCACCTCGAAGCGGTGGCCGTCCTCGGCCACGCAGAAGTATTCGCCCTTCATCGAGCCCACCGGGGTCGAGATCGTGGCCCAGCTGGTGTACTCGAAATGCTCGCCCGGCTTGAGCAGCGGCTGGTGGCCGACCACCCCCAGCCCGGCGACTTCCTGCGTGCCGTTGTCGCTGTCGGTGATGATCCAGTGGCGCGAGATCAGCTGTGCCGCGACTTCGCCGGTATTGTGGATGGTGATGGTGTAGGCGAAGGCATGGCGCCCGCGCTCGGGGTCGGACTGGTCCGGCAGGTACTGGGTGCGCACCGACACGGAGAAGGCGTACTCGCTCATTTGGGCAGGGGCCGGCGGCGGGGTCGGCCGGCAGGGAAATGGGTAGCCGCATTGTGCGGGATGGGCGCGGGTCGGGCAAGAGCACGGCCCCGGCGCGGGCCCGCCGCCGGCCGGACGCGATCGCCCCGGGCGGGCGTAGAATAGCGGTCTTTCAACGCCGTACGGCACGCCGCCAGCGGCGATAACAGCATTCCCCGCACTCCCCGCATTCACCGCGTCGCCACCATGACCCAGCCCACCTTCCGTATCGCCCCTTCCATCCTGTCCGCCGACTTTGCCCGCCTGGGCGAGGAAGTGCGCCGCGTGACCGAGGCCGGCGCCGACTGGATCCACTTCGACGTGATGGACAACCATTACGTGCCCAACCTGACCGTGGGCCCGCTGGTGTGCGAGGCGATCCGCCCCCACGTGACCGCCCCCATCGACGTGCACCTGATGGTGCGTCCGGTGGACCGGATCATCCCGGACTTTGCCAAGGCCGGCGCCAATATCATCACCTTCCACCCGGAAGCCAGCGAACACGTCGACCGCTCGCTCGCGCTGATCCGCGATCACGGCTGCCAGGCCGGCCTGGTGTTCAACCCGGCCACGCCGCTGCACCACCTGGACCACGTGATGGACCGCCTCGACGTGATCCTGCTGATGTCGGTCAACCCGGGCTTCGGCGGCCAGTCGTTCATCCCCGAGACGCTGAACAAGCTGCGCGCCGTGCGCCAGCGCATCGACGCCTATACCGCGCGCACCGGCCGCACAATCCTGCTGGAAGTCGACGGCGGCGTGAAGGTCGACAACATCGCCGAGATCGCCCGGGCCGGCGCCGACACCTTCGTGGCGGGCTCGGCCGTGTTCGGCAAGCCTGATGCCGACGGCGGCTACCGCGGCATCATCGGCGCGCTGCGCGGCGAACTGGCCAAGGCCGGCCAATGAGCGCGGGCGTGGTGCTGCGCCGCGCCGACTGGCGCGGCATCGAAGGCGTGATCGTCGACCTGGACGGCACCATGGTCGATACCGCGGGCGACTTCCACGCGTCGATCAACGCCATGCTGTTGGCGCTGGGCCGCCAGCATCCCAACCTGGGGCCGGTGGCGCCGATGTCCGAGCAGGAGATCGTCAGCTACGTCGGCAAGGGCTCGGAAAACCTGATCCGGCGCGTGCTCGACGCGCGCTTTTCGCCGCTGCACGCCAACGGCCTGTTTGCCGATGCCTACGCGCTCTACGACCGCGAATACATCCGCATCAACGGCCAGTTCTCGCAGGTCTACCCGGGCGTGCGCGAAGGCCTGGCGGCGATGAAGGCGGCCGGGCTGCGGCTGGCCTGCGTGACCAACAAGCCCTACAGCTTCACCGAGCCGCTGCTGGCCAAGACCGGGCTGGCCCAGTATTTCGAGCTGGTCTATGGCGGCGATGCCTTCCCGCTGCGCAAGCCCGACCCGTTCCCGCTCCTCAAGGTGGCCGATGCCTTCGGGCTCGAGCCGTCGGCGATGGCGGCGCTCGGCGACTCCGAAAACGACGCCCAGGCGGCCCGCGCGGCCGGCATGGGCGTGCTGCTGGTGCCCTATGGCTACAACCATGGCAACCCTGTACAAGGCGTCGACGCCGATGGTATAGTCGACTCCATTGCCCATGCCGCAGCGCTCTTTGCCGCACACTGGGCCGGTCATCGATAGTCCGTCGATCCCGACCAAATCCTGAACTTCAATGTTTCTCAACCGCAAACGCATCTTTTCTGGCAGTGATCGGCAGGCCTGGCCCTGGCGTCGCTGGCGCGCCTCCCAACAGGCGTAAAGTGCGTTCGCGAGTCTGCTGACACGCCTTCGACCAGAAGGCGTCGCCACCACCGGCCCAGGCGACCAGCCATGCCGGGCATCATCACCCAAACCCGCCGAAAGCCAGCGTAGCCATATTTCTCTGCTACGTTTAGCTCAAGAACGCGCCGCGCGCCCTCTTTCCGGCCGTGTGCAGCCTTGTCCGCAAGCTTGCCGCACCACGGTCCGCAACCGGGGCGGAATTCCCTTACGCTCCAGCCAACTCTGCCGACAAGCGGCACCGCGCCAGGCCATTGCCAGCGGCGCGGGCCGAACAAGAGGACCGACATGACCGAACTGGAATTCAAATCGCTGGCCGACCAGGGCTACAACCGCATCCCGCTGATCGCCGAGGCCTTTGCCGACCTGGAAACGCCGCTGTCGCTGTACCTGAAGCTGGCCCAGTCGCAGACCCGCGGGGTCAACACCTTCCTGCTGGAATCGGTGGTGGGCGGCGAGCGCTTCGGCCGCTATTCCTTTATCGGCCTGCATGCCCGCACGCTGCTGCGCGCCTACGGCAACCGCAGCGAGGTGGTGACCGACGGCAAGGTGGTGGAAACCCACGAAGGCAATCCGCTCGACTTCATCGCCGCCTTCGAAAAGCGCTTCAAGGTGGCGCTGCGCCCCGGACTGCCGCGCTTCTGCGGCGGCCTGGCCGGCTACTTCGGCTACGACGCGGTGCGCTATATCGAAAAGAAGCTCGCCAATACCCAGAAGCCCGACGACCTGAACCTGCCCGACATCCAGTTGCTGCTGTGCGAAGAGCTGGCGGTGATCGACAACCTGTCGGGCAAGCTCTACCTGATCGTCTACGCCGACCCGACCACGCCCGAGGCCTACTCGCGCGCGCGCCAGCGCCTGCGCGAGCTGCGCATGAAGCTGCGCCAGCCGGTCGACGTGCCGGTGACCAGCCCGTCGGTGCAGACCGAGGTCTACCGCGAATTCGCCAAGGCCGACTACCTGGCCGCCGTGCACAAGGCCAAGGAGTACATCATGGCCGGCGACATGATGCAGGTGCAGATCGGCCAGCGCCTGGTCAAGCCCTACCGCGACGCGCCGCTGTCGCTGTACCGCGCGCTGCGCTCGCTGAACCCGTCGCCGTACATGTACTTCTACAACTTCGGCGACTTCCAGGTGGTGGGCGCGTCGCCGGAAATCCTGGTGCGCCAGGAAGCGCGCAAGGTGGGCGCCAACGGGGACACCCGCACCGAACACATCGTCACCATCCGCCCGCTGGCCGGCACGCGCCCGCGCGGCAATACGCCGGACAAGGACGCGCAGCTGGCCACCGAGCTGCTCAACGACCCGAAGGAGATCGCCGAGCACGTGATGCTGATCGACCTGGCGCGCAATGACATCGGCCGCATTGCCGAGACCGGTTCGGTCAAGGTCACCGACAAGATGGTGATCGAGAAATACTCGCACGTGCAGCATATCGTCAGCTCGGTCGAAGGCACGCTGCGCGAGGGCATGAGCAACCTCGACGTGCTGCGCGCGACCTTCCCGGCCGGCACGCTGTCGGGCGCGCCCAAGGTCCATGCGATGGAGATTATCGACGAGCTCGAGCCGCGCAAGCGCGGCATCTATGGCGGCGCGGTGGGCTACCTGTCGTTCGGCGGCGAGATGGACCTGGCCATCGCCATCCGCACCGGCATCGTCAAGGACGGCAACCTCTATGTGCAGGCCGCCGCCGGCATCGTCGCCGATTCGGACCCCGAAGCCGAATGGAGGGAAACCGAGGCCAAGGCGCGCGCCGTGATCCGCGCCGCCGAGCAGGTCCAGGATGGCCTGGACTCCGACATCTGAGAGAACAGGAGACAGACGCCATGCTGCTGATGATCGACAACTACGATTCGTTCACTTACAACCTGGTCCAGTACTTCGGCGAACTGGGCGTCGACGTGCGCACCTATCGCAACGACGAGATCACCATCGAAGAGATCGAGGCGATGAAGCCCGACCATATCTGCGTGTCGCCCGGCCCGTGCAGCCCGAAGGAAGCCGGCATCTCGGTGGCAGCGCTGCAGCACTTCGCCGGCAAGATCCCGATGCTGGGCGTGTGCCTGGGCCACCAGGCCATCGGCGAGGCCTTCGGCGGCAAGGTGATCCGCGCCAAGCAGGTGATGCACGGCAAGGTCAGCACCATCGAGACCACACAGCAAGGCGTCTTCGCCGGGCTGCCCAGGCACTTCGACGTGACGCGCTATCATTCGCTGGCGATCGAGCGCGAGACCCTGCCCGATTGCCTGGAGATCACCGCCTGGACCCCGGACGGCGAGATCATGGGCGTGCGCCACAAGACGCTCGCCGTCGAAGGCGTGCAGTTCCATCCCGAGTCGATCCTGTCCGAGCACGGCCATGCGATGCTGGCCAACTTCGTCAAGGCGCCGCGATGAGACTGCTCGACTCCGCGCCTGCCAGCCCCCATCACGCCACCGCCCACACCCCGCAGACTGTCAACGAGAACGCCATGATCACGCCGCAAGAAGCCCTGACGCGCTGCATCGAGCACCGCGAAATCTTCCATGACGAAATGCTGCACCTGATGCGGCAGATCATGCAGGCGCAGATCTCGCCGGTAATGGCCGCCGCGATCCTGACCGGGCTGCGGGTCAAGAAGGAAACCATCGGCGAGATCTCCGCCGCCGCGCAGGTGATGCGCGAGTTCGCCAACAAGGTGCCGGTGAAGGACCGCGAGAACTTCGTCGATATCGTCGGCACCGGCGGCGACGGCTCGCACACCTTCAATATCTCGACCGCGTCCATGTTCGTCGCCGCCGCCGCCGGAGCGAAGATCGCCAAGCACGGCAACCGCGGCGTCAGCTCCAAGTCGGGCAGCGCCGACGTGCTGGAGGCGCTGGGCGTCAACATCATGCTGACGCCCGAGCAGGTCGGCCAGTGCATCGAAGAGACCGGCATCGGCTTCATGTTCGCGCCCACGCACCATCCGGCGATGAAGAACGTCGCGCCGATCCGCAAGGAAATGGGCGTGCGCACCATCTTCAATATCCTGGGGCCGCTGACCAACCCGGCCGATGCGCCCAATATCCTGATGGGCGTGTTCCATCCCGACCTGGTCGGCATCCAGGTGCGGGTGATGCAGCGCCTGGGCGCGCAGCACGCCATCGTGGTCTACGGCAAGGACGGCATGGACGAGGTCTCGCTCGGCGCCGCGACGCTGGTGGGCGAACTGAAGGACGGCGAAGTGCGCGAGTACGAGATCCACCCCGAGGACTTCGGCCTGTCGATGATCTCCAACCGCGGCCTGAAGGTGGCCGATGCCGCCGAGTCGAAGGACATGCTGCTCGAGGCGCTGTCCAACGCGCCCGGCACGCCGCGCGAGATCGTGTCGCTGAACGCGGGCACCGCGCTGTACGCCGCCAACGTGGCGGACTCGGTCGAGGACGGCATCCGCCGCGCGCGCGAAGCCATCGCCAGCGGCGCCGCCCGGCAGAAGCTCGACGCCTTCGTGCGCGCCACGCAGCAGTTCAAGTAAGAGACGCCGATATGTCAGACATCCTGCAGAAAATCCTGGCCGTAAAGGCCGACGAAGTCGCCGCCGCGCGCAAGCGGCGCGACCTGCCCAGCCTGCGCGCCGAGGCCGAAAGCCTGCGCACCGAGGCCGGCTTCGCCCCGCGCGGCTTCGAGCGCGCGCTGCGCGACAAGATCGCCGGCGGCCACGCCGGCGTGATCGCCGAGATCAAGAAGGCATCGCCGTCCAAGGGCGTGCTGCGCGAGCAGTTCCTGCCCGAGGCCATCGCCGAGAGCTATGCCGCGCATGGCGCGGCCTGCCTGTCGGTGCTGACCGACGAGCATTTCTTCCAGGGCCACGCCGACTACCTGAAGCGCGCCCGCGGCGCCTGCCCATTGCCCGCTCTGCGCAAGGACTTCATGGTCGACCTGTACCAGGTCTATGAAGCGCGCAGCTGGGGCGCCGACTGCATTCTGCTGATCGTCGCGGCGCTGGACCCGGGACTGATGGCCGAGCTGGAAGCGTGCGCGCACGAGCTCGGCATGGACGTGCTGGTGGAAGTCCATGGCAGCGACGAACTCGACGTGGCGCTGCGGCTGAAGACGCCGCTGCTGGGCGTGAACAACCGCAACCTGCGCACTTTCGACGTGTCGCTGGACAACACCCTCGAGCTGCTGCCGCGCATGCCGGCCGACAAGCTGGTGGTGACCGAGTCCGGCATCCTCGGGCCGGCGGACGTGCAGCGCATGCGCGATGCCAATGTGCATGCGTTCCTGGTGGGCGAGGCGTTCATGCGGGCGAAGGATCCGGGGGTGGAGCTGGCGCGGTTGTTTGGTTGATTCCTCCCGCCATGCCCCAGGAAATCGAACTCAAGCTCGCCGTCCCCGACGCCGCCCTCGCCCCGCTGGCCGCCTGGCTCGACGCCAACGGCCAGCCACAAGGCGAGGCCACGCTGCTCAACGTTTACCTCGACACGCCCCAACGCGACCTGGCGCAGGCGCGCGCCGCGCTGCGCCTGCGCCGCAAGGGCGCGCAGTGGCTGCAGACGCTGAAGACCGCCGGCAACAGCCAGGGCGGGCTGGCCACGCGGCATGAGTGGGAGACCGCCACCGCCGGCGACGCCATCGAGCTGCAAGCTTTTCCCGCCGAGGCGCAAGCCGTGCTGGCGCCGATGATCGGCAGCCTGGCGCCGGTGTTCCGCACCGACTTTGTCCGCCGCAGCTGGATCGTCACGCAGGACGGCGCACGGATCGAGGCTGCGCTCGACACCGGCACCATCAGCGCGCCAGGCAGTGCCGCGCAAGAGCCCATCCAGGAACTCGAACTGGAATGGCTCGATGGCGATGCCGCGCACGCCGCCGATGCGCTGCGTGCCTTCGCCGCGCGGCTTGCCGCCGTGGCGGCACTGGCGCCGTCGGACCTGAGCAAGGCAGCGCGCGGCTACCGCCTGGCCGGGATCGCCGAGGGCAAGGCGTCATAATCGCGGTTTTCCCGCCGCGCATTTCCCGCATGCAAGCCGATCTCTTTGCCGCCGAAGCGCCCCGCGCCCCCGGCGAACCGTCTCCCGCCGCCAGCCTGCAAGCGCAGGCCGATGCCCTGCCCGCCGCCTGGCGCGCCTTGCTCGAGCCCTGCATCGCGGTGCCGGCGTGGCGCGAGCTGGCCGCCTTTGTCGATGGCGAACGCGCCGCCGGCAAGCCGGTGTTTCCGCACCATGTCTTCCACGCGCTGCACCTGACGCCGCCCGATGCGGTCAAGGTGGTGATCCTGGGCCAGGACCCTTACCACGGCACCGGCACGGTCGGCGGCATCGAGCTGCCGCAGGCGCACGGGCTTGCCTTCTCGGTGCCGGCAGGCATCAAGGTGCCGCCCAGCCTGCGCAACATCTTCAAGGAGATCGCGGCGGA
This Cupriavidus nantongensis DNA region includes the following protein-coding sequences:
- the trpC gene encoding indole-3-glycerol phosphate synthase TrpC, whose product is MSDILQKILAVKADEVAAARKRRDLPSLRAEAESLRTEAGFAPRGFERALRDKIAGGHAGVIAEIKKASPSKGVLREQFLPEAIAESYAAHGAACLSVLTDEHFFQGHADYLKRARGACPLPALRKDFMVDLYQVYEARSWGADCILLIVAALDPGLMAELEACAHELGMDVLVEVHGSDELDVALRLKTPLLGVNNRNLRTFDVSLDNTLELLPRMPADKLVVTESGILGPADVQRMRDANVHAFLVGEAFMRAKDPGVELARLFG
- a CDS encoding uracil-DNA glycosylase, which translates into the protein MQADLFAAEAPRAPGEPSPAASLQAQADALPAAWRALLEPCIAVPAWRELAAFVDGERAAGKPVFPHHVFHALHLTPPDAVKVVILGQDPYHGTGTVGGIELPQAHGLAFSVPAGIKVPPSLRNIFKEIAAEFGADGNCPPRTSGNLEGWARQGVLLLNTVLTVEQGQAASHARRGWEAVTDCLIRHLAASRPNLVFMLWGSHAQAKKPLLGAGHCVLEAPHPSPLSAHRGFLGCGHFREANRWLEAHGRTAIDWTAA
- the trpD gene encoding anthranilate phosphoribosyltransferase, which gives rise to MITPQEALTRCIEHREIFHDEMLHLMRQIMQAQISPVMAAAILTGLRVKKETIGEISAAAQVMREFANKVPVKDRENFVDIVGTGGDGSHTFNISTASMFVAAAAGAKIAKHGNRGVSSKSGSADVLEALGVNIMLTPEQVGQCIEETGIGFMFAPTHHPAMKNVAPIRKEMGVRTIFNILGPLTNPADAPNILMGVFHPDLVGIQVRVMQRLGAQHAIVVYGKDGMDEVSLGAATLVGELKDGEVREYEIHPEDFGLSMISNRGLKVADAAESKDMLLEALSNAPGTPREIVSLNAGTALYAANVADSVEDGIRRAREAIASGAARQKLDAFVRATQQFK
- a CDS encoding CYTH domain-containing protein, with the protein product MPQEIELKLAVPDAALAPLAAWLDANGQPQGEATLLNVYLDTPQRDLAQARAALRLRRKGAQWLQTLKTAGNSQGGLATRHEWETATAGDAIELQAFPAEAQAVLAPMIGSLAPVFRTDFVRRSWIVTQDGARIEAALDTGTISAPGSAAQEPIQELELEWLDGDAAHAADALRAFAARLAAVAALAPSDLSKAARGYRLAGIAEGKAS
- a CDS encoding aminodeoxychorismate/anthranilate synthase component II produces the protein MLLMIDNYDSFTYNLVQYFGELGVDVRTYRNDEITIEEIEAMKPDHICVSPGPCSPKEAGISVAALQHFAGKIPMLGVCLGHQAIGEAFGGKVIRAKQVMHGKVSTIETTQQGVFAGLPRHFDVTRYHSLAIERETLPDCLEITAWTPDGEIMGVRHKTLAVEGVQFHPESILSEHGHAMLANFVKAPR
- the trpE gene encoding anthranilate synthase component I — its product is MTELEFKSLADQGYNRIPLIAEAFADLETPLSLYLKLAQSQTRGVNTFLLESVVGGERFGRYSFIGLHARTLLRAYGNRSEVVTDGKVVETHEGNPLDFIAAFEKRFKVALRPGLPRFCGGLAGYFGYDAVRYIEKKLANTQKPDDLNLPDIQLLLCEELAVIDNLSGKLYLIVYADPTTPEAYSRARQRLRELRMKLRQPVDVPVTSPSVQTEVYREFAKADYLAAVHKAKEYIMAGDMMQVQIGQRLVKPYRDAPLSLYRALRSLNPSPYMYFYNFGDFQVVGASPEILVRQEARKVGANGDTRTEHIVTIRPLAGTRPRGNTPDKDAQLATELLNDPKEIAEHVMLIDLARNDIGRIAETGSVKVTDKMVIEKYSHVQHIVSSVEGTLREGMSNLDVLRATFPAGTLSGAPKVHAMEIIDELEPRKRGIYGGAVGYLSFGGEMDLAIAIRTGIVKDGNLYVQAAAGIVADSDPEAEWRETEAKARAVIRAAEQVQDGLDSDI